In the Piscinibacter sp. XHJ-5 genome, one interval contains:
- the fliS gene encoding flagellar export chaperone FliS: MFAPHRSQAMAYSNVHVETGVQNADPHQLVAMLLDGALTAIAAAHAAMERGEITAKGRAIARAASIVEEGLRGMLDMQAGGDVAKTLHDLYTCVLVRLTQAHATNDRALLRQCSELLSPLRDSWNAIKPERIAA; encoded by the coding sequence ATGTTCGCACCGCACCGCAGCCAGGCCATGGCCTACAGCAACGTCCACGTCGAGACCGGCGTGCAGAACGCCGATCCGCACCAGCTCGTCGCCATGCTGCTGGACGGCGCGCTGACGGCGATCGCTGCGGCGCACGCGGCGATGGAGCGCGGCGAGATCACGGCCAAGGGACGTGCGATCGCCCGTGCGGCGAGCATCGTCGAAGAGGGCCTGCGCGGCATGCTGGACATGCAGGCCGGCGGCGACGTCGCGAAGACGCTGCACGACCTCTACACCTGCGTGCTGGTGCGCCTGACGCAGGCGCACGCCACCAACGACCGTGCGCTGCTGCGTCAGTGCAGCGAGCTGCTGAGCCCGCTGCGCGATTCGTGGAACGCCATCAAACCCGAACGCATCGCCGCCTGA
- a CDS encoding flagellar protein FliT — MNPVLLNYYEAIEKASQDMLDAARAGNWDQVVKLEGACALLISQLKHAASTQTLGHEEAQLKSRIMQRILVNDAEIRQLAEPWLEDLDHLLAGRPKTLH, encoded by the coding sequence ATGAACCCCGTCCTCCTGAACTACTACGAGGCGATCGAGAAGGCCAGTCAGGACATGCTCGATGCCGCGCGCGCCGGCAACTGGGACCAGGTGGTGAAGCTGGAAGGCGCATGCGCGCTGCTGATCTCGCAGCTCAAGCATGCCGCTTCCACGCAGACGCTGGGGCACGAGGAGGCGCAGCTGAAGTCGCGCATCATGCAGCGCATCCTGGTCAACGACGCCGAGATCCGTCAGCTCGCCGAGCCCTGGCTCGAAGACCTCGATCACCTGCTCGCCGGGCGGCCGAAGACGCTGCACTGA
- a CDS encoding flagellar brake protein — translation MAARLKDMPVDDSRLGDFRIDSPAEIAATLKRLADANVPLSLHAPTGISIAATLWTAEAQRGLVSFSLLPNETQLDALVECDEATVVGYLDSIRLQFDVNHLVLVHRGSHTALNAAFPGELFRFQRRSGFRVQPLVRSAPVATLRHPMIPDMQLGLRVLDVSIGGCALFLPHDVPPLDPGVLMNGVVLDLDADTRVMTGLRLQHVTSINPDSGGVRLGCEMVAPQADGLRALQRYIDQTQKRRRMLTLD, via the coding sequence ATGGCCGCCCGCCTGAAGGACATGCCGGTGGACGACAGTCGTCTCGGCGACTTTCGCATCGACTCGCCCGCGGAGATCGCTGCGACGCTCAAGCGCCTGGCCGACGCCAACGTTCCCCTCAGCCTGCACGCGCCCACCGGCATCTCGATCGCGGCCACGCTGTGGACCGCCGAAGCGCAGCGCGGCCTGGTGAGCTTCAGCCTGCTGCCCAACGAGACGCAGCTCGACGCGCTGGTCGAATGCGACGAGGCGACGGTGGTCGGCTATCTCGACAGCATCCGGCTGCAGTTCGACGTGAACCACCTGGTGCTGGTGCACCGTGGAAGCCACACCGCGTTGAATGCCGCCTTTCCGGGCGAGCTGTTCCGCTTCCAGCGCCGCAGCGGCTTTCGCGTGCAGCCGCTGGTGCGCAGCGCACCGGTGGCAACGCTGCGCCATCCCATGATCCCCGACATGCAGCTCGGCCTGCGGGTGCTCGACGTGAGCATCGGCGGCTGCGCCCTGTTCCTGCCGCACGACGTGCCGCCGCTCGATCCGGGAGTGCTGATGAACGGCGTGGTCCTCGATCTCGATGCCGACACGCGGGTGATGACCGGGCTGCGGCTGCAGCACGTCACCTCGATCAATCCCGATTCGGGCGGCGTGCGGCTCGGCTGCGAGATGGTGGCGCCGCAAGCCGACGGCCTGCGGGCGCTGCAGCGCTACATCGACCAGACGCAGAAGCGGCGAAGGATGTTGACTCTGGATTGA
- the fliE gene encoding flagellar hook-basal body complex protein FliE, producing the protein MPVGKGKAVPEAGFSHALTQALHSVSATQNAAVEMQRQVQLDNPTVSIEETMVAMQKAQIGFQATLQVRNRLVQAYSDIMNMHV; encoded by the coding sequence ATGCCGGTCGGCAAGGGCAAGGCGGTGCCCGAAGCGGGCTTTTCTCACGCATTGACGCAGGCGCTGCACTCGGTGAGCGCAACGCAGAACGCGGCGGTCGAGATGCAGCGGCAGGTCCAGCTGGACAACCCGACGGTCTCCATCGAAGAGACCATGGTCGCGATGCAGAAGGCGCAGATCGGATTCCAGGCGACCCTGCAGGTGCGCAATCGGCTGGTGCAGGCTTACTCGGACATCATGAACATGCATGTCTGA
- the fliF gene encoding flagellar basal-body MS-ring/collar protein FliF — protein MDNGIALKNPTAVVGADSFGARMAALPAKAKLTFGLGVAALAGVVVAMTMWSSQGDYKVLYANLSDKDGGAIIAQLSQMNVPYKHADGGAAILVPAAKVHDVRLKLASAGLPKGSVVGFELMDGARFGQTQFQERLTFQRGLEGELTRSITALAAVQSARVHLALPNQNGFFREQQKPSASVLLTLHPGRTLERAQIAGIVHLVSSSVPEMNPKAVSVLDQTGALLSGPAEANAGAGLDAQQLQYVNQIESGYSKRIFDLLEPVVGRENLRATVTADVDFSQSEATSEEFKPNQGANASTTIRSQQTTEQSGGTPAQPSGIPGAASNQPPVPATAPLTGAAQPLHAAQGGAATGNSRRDAVTNYEVDKTVRVTRNATGTVKRLNAAVVVNNRSVTDAKGKTTQVPLTADEMGKLTALVQESIGFNKERGDSVKVINAPFKVDPAARGNELPWWKQPEVVDMLRAAAVPAGLALVALIVFFGLLRPALKAMLAKPAPAPGANLDVVSDDEIVPAAPRMLEPPKVTEQLAGARMLAKENPAAVASIVRGWVSGEGATT, from the coding sequence ATGGACAACGGAATCGCCTTGAAGAACCCGACCGCCGTGGTCGGCGCCGACAGTTTCGGCGCACGGATGGCGGCGCTGCCGGCGAAAGCCAAGCTCACCTTCGGACTCGGTGTCGCCGCGCTGGCCGGCGTCGTCGTCGCGATGACGATGTGGAGCAGCCAGGGCGACTACAAGGTGCTCTACGCCAACCTGTCCGACAAGGACGGCGGCGCCATCATCGCGCAGCTGTCGCAGATGAACGTGCCGTACAAGCACGCCGACGGCGGCGCGGCCATCCTGGTGCCCGCGGCGAAGGTACACGACGTGCGCCTCAAGCTCGCCTCGGCCGGCCTGCCCAAGGGCTCGGTCGTCGGCTTCGAGCTGATGGACGGCGCGCGCTTCGGGCAGACGCAGTTCCAGGAACGCCTGACCTTCCAGCGCGGACTCGAAGGCGAGCTCACACGCTCGATCACCGCGCTGGCCGCGGTGCAGAGCGCGCGCGTGCACCTGGCGCTGCCCAACCAGAACGGCTTCTTCCGCGAGCAGCAGAAGCCCAGCGCCTCGGTACTGCTGACCCTGCATCCGGGCCGCACGCTGGAGCGCGCGCAGATCGCCGGCATCGTGCACCTGGTGTCTTCCAGCGTGCCCGAGATGAATCCCAAGGCGGTGAGCGTGCTCGACCAGACCGGTGCGCTGCTCTCCGGCCCGGCCGAGGCGAACGCCGGTGCCGGGCTCGACGCGCAGCAGCTGCAGTACGTGAACCAGATCGAGTCGGGCTACAGCAAGCGAATCTTCGACCTGCTGGAGCCGGTGGTGGGCCGCGAGAACCTGCGCGCCACCGTTACCGCCGACGTCGACTTCTCGCAGAGCGAAGCGACCAGCGAGGAATTCAAGCCCAACCAGGGTGCCAACGCCAGCACCACCATCCGCAGCCAGCAGACCACCGAGCAGTCGGGCGGCACGCCGGCGCAGCCGAGCGGCATCCCGGGCGCGGCCTCCAACCAGCCGCCGGTGCCGGCCACCGCGCCGCTCACCGGCGCGGCGCAACCCCTGCACGCCGCGCAAGGCGGCGCAGCGACCGGCAACAGCCGCCGCGACGCCGTCACCAACTACGAGGTGGACAAGACCGTGCGCGTGACGCGCAACGCCACCGGCACGGTCAAGCGCCTGAACGCCGCCGTCGTCGTCAACAACCGCAGCGTGACCGACGCCAAGGGCAAGACGACACAGGTTCCGCTCACCGCCGACGAGATGGGCAAGCTGACCGCGCTGGTGCAGGAGAGCATCGGCTTCAACAAGGAGCGCGGCGATTCGGTCAAGGTGATCAACGCGCCCTTCAAGGTCGATCCCGCGGCGCGGGGCAACGAACTGCCGTGGTGGAAGCAGCCCGAGGTGGTGGACATGCTGCGCGCCGCCGCGGTGCCGGCCGGACTGGCGCTGGTGGCACTGATCGTGTTCTTCGGCCTGCTGCGCCCGGCGCTGAAGGCCATGCTGGCCAAGCCCGCGCCTGCGCCCGGCGCCAACCTCGACGTGGTCTCCGACGACGAGATCGTGCCGGCGGCGCCGCGCATGCTGGAGCCGCCCAAGGTGACCGAGCAGCTCGCCGGCGCCCGCATGCTGGCCAAGGAGAACCCGGCGGCGGTGGCAAGCATCGTGCGGGGTTGGGTCAGCGGTGAGGGGGCGACGACATGA
- the fliG gene encoding flagellar motor switch protein FliG: MDEQGIEDAAILLMSLGEEEAAEVFKHLAPKEVQRLGETIARMKAVSRERVDGVLEKFTAIAGDQSLLVADTDEYVKSVLRKALGDDKANLLIDRILQGSDISGIESLKWMDANSVAELLRNEHPQIVAAILVHLDYDQASSVLKVFTERQRNEVLVRIATLDGIQPSALKDLNEVMSKVLAGGDKLRKASLGGVKPAAEIINLMGASVETAVLDYIREADNELAQKIMDNMFTFDDLEKVDDKGIQALLKEVQSESLVIALKGATPEMREKVFRNMSTRAAETLREDLESRGPVRVSEVESEQKEMLKIVRRLADEGQIVLGGGGDDEYL, from the coding sequence ATGGACGAGCAAGGCATCGAAGACGCCGCCATCCTGCTGATGTCGCTCGGCGAAGAGGAGGCCGCCGAGGTCTTCAAGCACCTCGCGCCCAAGGAAGTGCAGCGCCTGGGCGAGACCATCGCGCGCATGAAGGCCGTGTCCCGGGAGCGGGTCGACGGCGTGCTCGAGAAGTTCACCGCGATCGCCGGCGACCAGAGCCTGCTGGTGGCCGACACCGACGAGTACGTGAAGTCGGTGCTGCGCAAGGCGCTGGGCGACGACAAGGCCAACCTGCTGATCGACCGCATCCTGCAGGGCAGCGACATCTCGGGCATCGAGAGCCTGAAGTGGATGGACGCCAACTCGGTGGCCGAGCTGCTGCGCAACGAGCATCCGCAGATCGTCGCGGCCATCCTCGTGCACCTGGACTACGACCAGGCCTCCTCGGTGCTGAAGGTCTTCACCGAACGCCAGCGCAACGAGGTGCTGGTGCGCATCGCCACCCTCGACGGCATCCAGCCCTCGGCGCTGAAGGACCTGAACGAGGTGATGAGCAAGGTGCTGGCCGGCGGCGACAAGCTGCGCAAGGCCTCGCTGGGCGGCGTGAAGCCCGCCGCCGAGATCATCAACCTGATGGGCGCCAGCGTGGAGACGGCGGTGCTCGACTACATCCGCGAGGCGGACAACGAGCTGGCACAGAAGATCATGGACAACATGTTCACCTTCGACGATCTCGAGAAGGTGGACGACAAGGGCATCCAGGCGCTGCTGAAGGAAGTGCAGTCCGAGTCGCTGGTGATCGCGCTGAAGGGCGCGACGCCGGAGATGCGCGAGAAGGTCTTCCGCAACATGTCGACCCGCGCGGCCGAGACGCTGCGCGAGGACCTGGAGTCGCGCGGCCCGGTGCGCGTGTCCGAGGTCGAGTCCGAGCAGAAGGAAATGCTGAAGATCGTTCGCCGCCTGGCCGACGAAGGCCAGATCGTGCTGGGCGGTGGCGGCGACGATGAATACCTCTAA
- a CDS encoding FliH/SctL family protein produces MNTSKTKAGVRNVPAPEGAKPASPYARFIPREELGAFASWTPGTLSGDAGAAPQSGVRKKAEPEKPAEPELSAQLHAARQAGYQDGYRDGLAALEQFKQSFAAQMTAQLGQLTQSYGHELDALQQDMARALAVSATHLARQIVRSELASRPDLVATVAQEALDTLLMSARQVTVRVHPDDQPLVAQGASEVLAARGARLVADASIARGGCLVESDIGVVDASIAARWKRAVAALGCEEAWEASE; encoded by the coding sequence ATGAATACCTCTAAGACCAAGGCCGGGGTGCGCAACGTGCCCGCGCCGGAAGGGGCCAAGCCGGCCTCGCCCTACGCCCGCTTCATCCCGCGCGAGGAGCTCGGCGCCTTCGCGTCTTGGACGCCGGGCACGCTGTCCGGCGACGCCGGCGCGGCGCCGCAGTCCGGCGTGCGCAAGAAGGCCGAGCCCGAGAAGCCCGCCGAGCCGGAGCTTTCGGCGCAGCTGCATGCCGCACGCCAGGCGGGCTACCAGGACGGCTATCGCGACGGCCTGGCGGCGCTCGAGCAGTTCAAGCAGAGCTTCGCCGCGCAGATGACGGCGCAGCTCGGCCAGCTCACGCAGTCGTACGGCCACGAGCTCGATGCGCTGCAGCAGGACATGGCCCGCGCGCTCGCCGTGTCGGCGACGCATCTCGCGCGCCAGATCGTGCGCAGCGAGCTGGCATCGCGTCCCGACCTGGTGGCCACCGTCGCGCAGGAAGCGCTGGACACCTTGCTGATGAGCGCACGCCAGGTCACGGTGCGCGTGCATCCCGACGACCAACCGCTGGTGGCGCAGGGCGCGTCGGAAGTGCTGGCGGCACGCGGTGCACGGCTGGTGGCGGATGCGTCGATCGCACGCGGCGGCTGCCTGGTGGAGTCGGACATCGGCGTCGTCGATGCCAGCATCGCGGCGCGCTGGAAGCGCGCGGTGGCGGCGCTGGGATGTGAAGAGGCCTGGGAGGCGAGCGAATGA
- the fliI gene encoding flagellar protein export ATPase FliI, with product MITSPLESHALATTDNWQRYLQDLQSFSADPVPLETQGLLVRVAGLVLEAAGIRVPVGSVCEVRQPGQPPVLAEVVGFNGDRAYLMPTGDVHGLASGARVVPRQAPVVPLRLGAAQHPWRRSEDRTLHLPVGDGLLGRVVDSTGHPIDRKGPIEQVHNEPLIRRPINAMDRDPVRRPLDTGVRAINAMLTVGRGQRIGLFAGTGVGKSVLLGMMARYTEADVIVVGLIGERGREVKEFIEDILGEEGLARSVVVAAPADAPPLTRMQGANYATAIAEHFRDRGAHVLLLMDSLTRYAMAQREIALAIGEPPATKGYPPSCFAKLPQLVERSGNGLEGGGSITAFYTVLSEGDDQQDPIADAARGILDGHIVLSRELAESGHYPAIDVEKSVSRVMTSVSEPPHLEAARRFRQLHAKLTKARDLIQLGAYSPGHDPELDTAVRLHPAMTGLLQQDMHERATLSSSVHELRSLLGRG from the coding sequence ATGATCACCTCCCCCCTCGAATCCCACGCCCTCGCCACCACCGACAACTGGCAGCGCTACCTGCAGGACCTGCAGAGCTTCTCCGCCGACCCGGTGCCGCTGGAGACCCAAGGCCTGCTGGTTCGCGTCGCGGGGCTGGTGCTCGAAGCCGCCGGCATCCGCGTGCCGGTCGGCTCGGTCTGCGAAGTCCGCCAGCCCGGCCAGCCGCCCGTGCTGGCCGAGGTGGTCGGCTTCAACGGCGACCGCGCCTACCTCATGCCGACCGGCGACGTGCACGGCCTGGCGAGCGGCGCGCGCGTCGTGCCGCGCCAGGCGCCCGTCGTGCCGCTGCGTCTCGGCGCGGCGCAGCATCCGTGGCGACGCAGCGAGGACCGCACGCTGCACCTGCCGGTGGGCGATGGACTGCTCGGCCGCGTCGTCGACTCGACCGGCCATCCGATCGACCGCAAGGGTCCGATCGAGCAGGTGCACAACGAGCCGCTGATCCGGCGTCCGATCAACGCGATGGACCGCGACCCGGTGCGCCGTCCGCTGGACACCGGCGTGCGCGCGATCAACGCCATGCTGACGGTGGGGCGCGGCCAGCGCATCGGCCTGTTTGCCGGCACGGGCGTCGGCAAGTCGGTGCTGCTCGGCATGATGGCGCGCTACACCGAGGCCGACGTGATCGTGGTCGGCCTCATCGGCGAGCGCGGCCGCGAAGTGAAGGAGTTCATCGAGGACATCCTCGGCGAGGAAGGCCTCGCGCGCTCGGTGGTGGTGGCCGCACCGGCCGATGCGCCGCCGCTCACCCGCATGCAGGGCGCCAACTACGCCACCGCCATCGCCGAGCACTTCCGCGATCGCGGCGCGCATGTGCTGCTGCTGATGGATTCGCTGACCCGCTATGCGATGGCGCAGCGCGAGATCGCGCTCGCGATCGGCGAGCCCCCGGCCACCAAGGGCTATCCGCCGAGCTGCTTCGCCAAGCTGCCGCAGCTGGTCGAGCGCAGCGGCAATGGACTCGAAGGCGGAGGCTCCATCACGGCGTTCTATACCGTGCTGTCCGAAGGCGACGACCAGCAGGACCCGATCGCCGACGCGGCGCGAGGCATCCTCGACGGCCACATCGTGCTGTCGCGCGAGCTCGCCGAGAGCGGCCACTACCCGGCGATCGACGTGGAGAAGTCGGTGTCGCGCGTGATGACCAGCGTGTCCGAGCCGCCGCACCTGGAAGCCGCGCGACGCTTCCGCCAGCTGCACGCCAAGCTCACCAAGGCACGCGACCTGATCCAGCTGGGCGCCTATTCGCCCGGCCACGACCCCGAGCTCGACACCGCCGTGCGCCTGCATCCGGCGATGACCGGACTGCTGCAGCAGGACATGCACGAACGCGCGACGCTGTCGTCCAGCGTGCACGAGCTGCGCTCGCTGCTCGGCCGCGGCTAG
- the fliJ gene encoding flagellar export protein FliJ → MNPLQPLMALLAQSERERDEAWTQAQRAGEAQAAAAAQAEQLVNYRREYEQRWSAQFKTEGRIELVHCYRGFMERLTQAVEQQQRVAEQAAQRLQQARAALAEQELRVASVRKLIERRRQELRITADRIEQKETDEFGSRIAWAQPGSAFGPRLPNAA, encoded by the coding sequence ATGAACCCCTTGCAACCCCTGATGGCCCTGCTCGCCCAGTCCGAGCGCGAGCGCGACGAGGCCTGGACGCAGGCGCAGCGCGCCGGCGAAGCGCAGGCCGCGGCCGCCGCGCAGGCCGAGCAGCTCGTGAACTACCGCCGCGAATACGAGCAGCGCTGGAGCGCTCAGTTCAAGACCGAAGGCCGCATCGAGCTCGTGCACTGCTACCGCGGCTTCATGGAGCGCCTGACGCAAGCCGTCGAGCAGCAGCAGCGCGTCGCCGAGCAAGCCGCGCAGCGGCTGCAGCAGGCGCGTGCGGCGCTGGCCGAGCAGGAGCTGCGGGTCGCCTCGGTGCGCAAGCTCATCGAGCGGCGGCGCCAGGAGCTGCGGATCACCGCCGACCGAATCGAGCAGAAGGAAACCGATGAATTCGGCTCGCGCATCGCGTGGGCCCAGCCCGGCTCGGCGTTCGGGCCGCGCTTGCCGAACGCCGCCTGA
- a CDS encoding flagellar hook-length control protein FliK, translating to MQISTPAPLVATGPSPTNTAGGPPATGGEPSPFAKLLTAQQSKPGAAGSNERPALDEQQPDASEDGKPVKASAARRAGGRATGKADLLRDAGDGAKPDDAAASLAATDKPSVDAATDPERDAAPANASPCEWFAAFHPVAATPLQAATAGLAEAKADTAELAADPARLVGVHAGRGRGTNAAAGKIDETTDRRAEALPSAAEAQLRSSIDMALALPAREVNERVEARVEPASRMELPATHAAASPLRAESAPSTPAVVQLATPANAPEFRDALAVQVSVLAKDGVQHAELHLNPAEMGPISVQIALQGTQAQVDFGAESFATRQIIEAGLPELAAALRDAGFTLAGGGVSQQSRGQSQGDGSSPGFASRKTDKEELAVRPVTVRTRQGGVDLYA from the coding sequence ATGCAGATTTCCACGCCCGCGCCACTGGTCGCGACCGGCCCGTCGCCCACGAACACCGCGGGCGGTCCACCGGCCACCGGCGGCGAACCCAGTCCCTTCGCGAAGCTGCTCACGGCGCAGCAATCCAAGCCGGGCGCCGCAGGATCGAACGAGCGGCCGGCGCTCGACGAGCAGCAGCCCGACGCATCGGAGGACGGCAAGCCCGTCAAGGCCAGTGCCGCCAGGCGCGCCGGCGGACGCGCGACGGGCAAGGCCGACCTGCTGCGCGACGCAGGCGATGGAGCGAAGCCGGATGACGCCGCCGCATCGCTCGCCGCCACGGACAAGCCGAGCGTCGATGCAGCCACCGATCCCGAACGAGACGCAGCACCGGCGAATGCCTCGCCCTGCGAGTGGTTCGCCGCGTTCCATCCCGTCGCCGCGACACCGCTCCAGGCCGCCACCGCCGGCCTCGCCGAGGCGAAGGCCGACACGGCGGAGCTCGCGGCCGACCCGGCACGCCTGGTCGGCGTGCATGCCGGCCGGGGACGCGGGACGAACGCAGCGGCCGGCAAGATCGACGAGACCACCGACCGGCGCGCCGAGGCATTGCCGTCGGCGGCGGAAGCGCAGCTGCGCTCGTCGATCGACATGGCCCTGGCCCTGCCGGCGCGCGAGGTCAACGAGCGCGTCGAGGCGCGGGTGGAGCCGGCTTCCAGGATGGAACTGCCGGCCACGCATGCAGCGGCCTCCCCGCTTCGCGCCGAGTCCGCCCCGTCCACGCCAGCCGTCGTGCAGCTCGCGACGCCGGCCAACGCGCCCGAGTTTCGCGATGCGCTCGCCGTGCAGGTGAGCGTGCTCGCCAAGGACGGCGTGCAGCATGCCGAGCTGCACCTCAACCCGGCCGAGATGGGACCGATCTCGGTGCAGATCGCGCTGCAGGGCACCCAGGCGCAAGTCGACTTCGGCGCCGAGTCGTTCGCGACCCGGCAGATCATCGAGGCCGGACTGCCGGAGCTCGCAGCGGCCTTGCGCGACGCCGGCTTCACGCTGGCCGGCGGCGGCGTGTCTCAGCAGTCGCGGGGGCAATCGCAAGGCGACGGCTCGTCGCCGGGCTTCGCCTCGCGCAAGACCGACAAGGAAGAGCTGGCCGTGCGGCCCGTCACCGTTCGCACGCGGCAAGGCGGCGTCGATCTGTACGCGTAG
- a CDS encoding flagellar basal body-associated FliL family protein — translation MSAAAAESVASQGDATPGPRKGRKKLIVIAAAALVLLAGAGGGAAWMLKQKRAAAAAAEAAANGEEEATPAAHAQAQRETRKTPPAFLPLEAFVVNLADRDSERFAQIGITLELDDAKVSDQLKAYMPAIRNGILMVLAHKTSQELLTRSGKQKLASEIMREAVRPLGVELEDENEEAKADDRHAKTPLDQSPVRHVHFSSFIIQ, via the coding sequence ATGTCCGCTGCAGCCGCCGAGTCCGTCGCTTCCCAAGGCGACGCGACCCCGGGTCCCAGGAAAGGCCGCAAGAAGCTGATCGTCATCGCGGCGGCCGCCCTCGTGCTGCTCGCCGGCGCAGGCGGCGGCGCGGCCTGGATGCTGAAGCAAAAGCGTGCTGCTGCGGCCGCTGCGGAGGCCGCGGCCAACGGGGAAGAAGAGGCCACGCCCGCCGCCCACGCGCAGGCGCAGCGCGAGACGCGCAAGACACCGCCCGCCTTCCTGCCGCTCGAAGCCTTCGTCGTCAACCTGGCCGACCGCGACAGCGAGCGCTTCGCGCAGATCGGCATCACGCTGGAGCTGGACGACGCCAAGGTCAGCGACCAGCTCAAGGCCTACATGCCCGCCATCCGCAACGGCATCCTGATGGTGCTGGCCCACAAGACGTCGCAGGAGCTGCTGACGCGCAGCGGCAAGCAGAAGCTGGCCTCCGAGATCATGCGCGAAGCGGTGCGCCCGCTCGGCGTCGAGCTCGAGGACGAGAACGAGGAAGCGAAGGCCGACGACAGGCACGCGAAGACGCCGCTGGACCAGAGCCCCGTGCGGCACGTGCACTTCTCCAGTTTCATCATCCAGTGA
- the fliM gene encoding flagellar motor switch protein FliM has product MNQQILSQDEVDALLQGITGESQKLEQEEVETGGIRDYNLASQERIVRGRMPTMEIINERFARNVRIGIFNFIRKSPEISIGPIKVQKYSAFLREIVVPTNFNIVSVRPLRGSGLIVCDPTLVFSVIDALFGGAGKYHTRIEGRDFSPTEQRIITRLVEVVTAEYRKAWTGIYPLELEYQRSEMQPQFANIATPSEIVVATSFTLEIGDTTGTIHFCIPYSTLEPIRDVLYSTIQGDSNEPDRRWVNLLKQQIQAAEVDLVAELATAPATVEQLLAFKPGDFIELDLQPGIQAKVAGVPILECHYGTSNGRYALKVDQLLTSSNLSWLGAQNAA; this is encoded by the coding sequence ATGAACCAGCAGATCCTCTCGCAAGACGAAGTCGATGCCCTGCTGCAAGGCATCACCGGCGAAAGCCAGAAGCTCGAGCAGGAAGAGGTCGAGACCGGCGGCATCCGCGATTACAACCTCGCCAGCCAGGAACGCATCGTCCGTGGGCGCATGCCCACGATGGAGATCATCAACGAGCGCTTTGCGCGCAACGTGCGCATCGGCATCTTCAACTTCATCCGCAAGAGCCCCGAGATCTCCATCGGCCCGATCAAGGTGCAGAAGTACAGCGCCTTCCTGCGCGAGATCGTGGTGCCGACCAACTTCAACATCGTCAGCGTGCGTCCGCTGCGCGGCTCGGGTCTCATCGTGTGCGATCCGACGCTGGTCTTCTCGGTCATCGACGCGCTGTTCGGAGGCGCAGGCAAGTACCACACGCGCATCGAGGGCCGCGACTTCTCCCCGACCGAGCAGCGCATCATCACGCGCCTGGTCGAGGTGGTGACCGCCGAGTACCGCAAGGCCTGGACCGGCATCTACCCGCTGGAACTGGAATACCAGCGCTCGGAGATGCAGCCGCAGTTCGCCAACATCGCCACGCCGAGCGAGATCGTCGTCGCCACCTCGTTCACGCTGGAGATCGGCGACACCACGGGCACGATCCATTTCTGCATTCCGTACTCGACGCTGGAGCCGATCCGCGACGTGCTCTATTCGACGATCCAGGGCGACAGCAACGAGCCCGACCGCCGCTGGGTCAACCTGCTCAAGCAGCAGATCCAGGCGGCGGAGGTCGACCTGGTCGCCGAACTGGCCACCGCGCCGGCCACCGTCGAGCAGCTGCTGGCTTTCAAGCCCGGCGACTTCATCGAGCTGGACCTGCAGCCGGGCATCCAGGCCAAGGTGGCCGGCGTGCCCATCCTCGAATGCCACTACGGCACCTCCAACGGCCGCTACGCGCTGAAGGTCGATCAACTGTTGACCAGCTCCAACCTGAGCTGGCTGGGAGCCCAGAATGCCGCTTGA
- the fliN gene encoding flagellar motor switch protein FliN yields the protein MPLDHAALPSGEMSEEDKMAAEWAAALAEATPSSSATEVQTQAEQVAPAAFTNFSSGASPTAGNDINMILDIPVQLTVELGRTRIPIKHILQLAQGSVVELEALAGEPMDVLVNGYLIAQGEVVVVNDKFGIRLTDIVTPSERMRRLSRG from the coding sequence ATGCCGCTTGACCATGCCGCCCTGCCCTCGGGCGAGATGAGCGAAGAAGACAAGATGGCCGCCGAATGGGCGGCCGCGCTGGCCGAGGCCACGCCGTCGTCGTCGGCGACCGAAGTACAGACGCAAGCCGAGCAGGTCGCGCCGGCCGCGTTCACCAATTTCTCCTCCGGCGCCAGCCCGACGGCCGGCAACGACATCAACATGATCCTGGACATCCCGGTCCAGCTGACGGTGGAGCTGGGACGCACGCGCATTCCGATCAAGCACATCCTGCAGCTGGCGCAGGGCTCGGTGGTCGAGCTCGAGGCGCTGGCGGGGGAGCCGATGGACGTGCTCGTCAACGGCTATCTCATCGCGCAGGGCGAGGTGGTGGTGGTCAACGACAAGTTCGGCATTCGCCTGACGGACATCGTGACGCCGAGCGAGCGGATGCGGCGGTTGAGTCGGGGCTGA